From the Synechococcus sp. HK01-R genome, one window contains:
- a CDS encoding helix-turn-helix domain-containing protein, which yields MAHGARARELALLLGVVLTTLQRWRRQFVVDGDGVDRRKGSRLHVAHRLSEEERQRILLTCNEPEFAALLPGQIVPVFADRGLYIGSERSFYGVLHPHGQAHRRGLARPPQERRPVPRLRASGPNQLWSWNIT from the coding sequence ATGGCCCATGGTGCCCGAGCGCGTGAACTGGCCCTGCTGCTCGGCGTGGTGCTCACCACGCTGCAGCGTTGGCGCCGGCAGTTTGTTGTTGACGGTGATGGCGTCGACCGTCGCAAGGGCAGCCGCCTCCACGTGGCTCATCGCCTTAGCGAGGAGGAACGCCAGCGCATCTTGCTCACCTGCAACGAGCCGGAATTCGCAGCACTGCTGCCGGGACAGATCGTGCCGGTGTTCGCGGACCGGGGCTTGTATATCGGCTCAGAGCGCAGCTTCTACGGCGTACTCCACCCGCATGGCCAGGCCCATCGCCGTGGCCTGGCGCGGCCGCCACAGGAGCGCAGACCAGTTCCACGCTTGCGGGCCTCAGGTCCGAATCAGCTCTGGAGCTGGAACATCACCTAG
- a CDS encoding DUF6447 family protein, producing the protein MDNSTEALQTESASKEALLTIGDKSYQIASLPEDAQKLVLAIRDCEEQITSSKRRVNYLEIARRSLIQELTSRLPEDR; encoded by the coding sequence ATGGACAACTCCACTGAGGCTTTGCAAACTGAATCTGCAAGCAAAGAAGCCTTACTGACAATAGGTGATAAATCCTACCAAATCGCTAGTTTACCGGAGGACGCGCAAAAACTAGTATTAGCTATTCGAGACTGTGAAGAGCAAATTACATCTTCAAAGCGGCGAGTCAATTATCTTGAAATTGCGCGACGTTCACTCATTCAAGAGCTTACGTCGCGCCTGCCAGAGGATAGATGA
- a CDS encoding HlyD family secretion protein, translating to MKRNLFRLMGFRIKPHALPNEDIDQSSDNGAQQLLLEPPPVWSRILIWTLGLGSISLVIWASLNTVEETAQLPGQLETIRSQVTIKSPESALIDQVNVRQHQYVNTGQLLFILDRADITPLIRTLENKLSMIDDKNKYEDRSFLSRQKQLQAQVFLNQEVFSRLKSLVDQGSASEVQLLEKQNQVFQNRQDLQNLLDERLKAKSIQSIEKNDIANQIRELKQRSRKFDILSPISGTLQSLNIQAKGERVQSGDLLATIVPEEGLIASVQVSSRLSAPIKPGTSAEITVDAFPSSDYGTIKGVVTTISPTTSSPDRQATTPAYVARIALSPDSVPQNLPPNALRSGMGITASIVLEKKRTISIVFNIIQDLFAPLTERK from the coding sequence ATGAAACGAAATCTCTTTCGGTTGATGGGTTTTAGGATTAAGCCGCATGCCTTGCCTAACGAAGATATTGATCAGAGTTCTGACAACGGTGCACAGCAATTGTTGCTCGAGCCGCCGCCTGTGTGGAGTCGTATCCTCATTTGGACACTGGGCTTAGGTTCAATCAGTTTGGTTATTTGGGCATCTTTGAATACTGTCGAAGAAACAGCTCAACTGCCTGGCCAGCTTGAAACGATTCGGTCACAGGTGACCATTAAGAGTCCTGAATCAGCATTGATTGATCAGGTCAATGTCCGACAGCATCAATATGTTAATACTGGGCAGTTACTTTTTATTCTAGACAGAGCTGATATCACCCCTTTGATTCGCACGCTTGAAAATAAGCTCAGCATGATAGATGACAAGAATAAGTATGAAGATCGCTCCTTCTTGAGCAGACAAAAGCAACTCCAAGCGCAGGTTTTTCTCAACCAAGAAGTATTTTCCCGTTTAAAATCTCTGGTTGACCAGGGCTCCGCAAGCGAAGTTCAGCTGCTTGAGAAACAAAATCAGGTGTTTCAGAACCGCCAAGACCTACAAAACCTGTTAGATGAACGTCTGAAGGCAAAAAGCATCCAGAGCATTGAGAAGAATGACATTGCAAATCAGATAAGGGAATTGAAGCAGCGGTCTCGAAAGTTTGACATATTGTCTCCTATCAGTGGAACTCTTCAGTCACTTAATATTCAAGCTAAGGGAGAACGCGTGCAGAGTGGTGATCTACTTGCAACAATCGTGCCTGAGGAGGGCCTGATCGCGAGCGTTCAGGTATCTTCCCGTCTCTCAGCTCCAATAAAACCTGGAACGTCTGCAGAAATCACAGTTGACGCCTTCCCTTCCAGTGACTATGGTACTATTAAAGGTGTGGTTACAACTATCTCACCAACAACATCCTCACCGGATAGGCAAGCAACTACTCCGGCTTACGTCGCTCGTATCGCTTTAAGTCCTGATTCAGTTCCGCAAAATCTTCCGCCAAATGCTCTACGCTCGGGGATGGGAATCACTGCTAGCATTGTTCTGGAGAAGAAGCGTACAATAAGCATTGTTTTCAATATAATACAGGATTTGTTTGCGCCACTCACTGAGCGTAAATGA